Proteins found in one Lycium ferocissimum isolate CSIRO_LF1 chromosome 6, AGI_CSIRO_Lferr_CH_V1, whole genome shotgun sequence genomic segment:
- the LOC132060892 gene encoding probable calcium-binding protein CML25, protein MGLKSLFKIKKKRVPTRANPFIPESPMPVNISRVSSIDSRARIEEELEQVFKKFDVNGDGKICSSELGSIMASLGNAVTEEELVSMIREVDADGDGFIDLQEFIELNTKDIDSDEVLENLKDAFSVFDMDKNGSISAEELQTVLQSLGEDCSLAECRKMISGVDCDGDGMISFEEFKIMMIKGSRFDITDARIV, encoded by the exons ATGGGATTGAAATCTCTATTCAAGATCAAGAAAAAGCGCGTCCCAACAAGGGCGAACCCTTTCATCCCCGAAAGTCCAATGCCCGTGAATATATCGAGGGTATCCTCGATAGATTCACGTGCAAGGATCGAGGAGGAACTAGAACAAGTGTTCAAGAAATTCGATGTGAACGGGGACGGGAAAATATGCTCGTCGGAACTGGGGTCCATCATGGCGAGCCTCGGGAACGCCGTGACGGAGGAGGAACTTGTCAGCATGATACGTGAAGTGGATGCAGATGGGGATGGATTCATTGATTTGCAAGAATTCATTGAGCTTAATACAAAGGATATTGATTCCGATGAG gtATTGGAGAACCTTAAGGACGCATTCTCGGTGTTTGACATGGACAAGAACGGTTCCATCTCTGCTGAGGAGCTGCAAACCGTTCTCCAGAGCCTTGGAGAGGATTGCTCATTGGCAGAATGCAGGAAAATGATTAGCGGTGTGGATTGTGATGGCGATGGGATGATCAGCTTCGAGGAGTTTAAGATTATGATGATAAAAGGTTCTCGCTTTGACATAACAGATGCTAGGATTGTGTAA
- the LOC132061524 gene encoding putative late blight resistance protein homolog R1A-3, giving the protein MSFFSYDADPLRCLQWLEQNNGSLTQLGQQLKIELKWLKIFLHWSRKCNSSYQDLKDLFKGVEAEVHYARNELHSLCYRVSPPINESLGSVIFDIISRIEPFKLQVKEAFMSVSQCLLQPEDDLSLEFIDSVVEFLEDLLCYYDDKLIVPEVKEQMESLQYKLRFSRDFLRLTQKECTDLEKWKSLLMHIENLAAKTAGVSLLDEDLDKERSLSMKLEVYDLSRDAIPIKQELAGVYTVLLKGLMTQKPRTCSMDEFVVGFVDFLLKNIVEVQKECEVGGLETLHEELRLLVYFLSDPPKEYVEEEKVNEYLIQIEAAIHEVASASYTFDIKETNDDLLRKIEFIAREVKEFYQRVPRSSRYASPRTNGLGFIDLLLGNLNELLTVKTDLIAPVKHQIEAISRDLEIMRSFLVDFSNDEYEQEKLKDLTDRVIDVAYKSEYVIDSFMVKSGPLWRYMLSDLEKDIKLVKLEIANTCATELFKESTPVVIASSNQDIVAMEEVVGFKDEAWEIIGRLTRGPVQLDTVSIVGMPGLGKTTLAKMIYNDNYVANYFYIRAWCCISQTYNRRQLLLVILSQVTKISNRVTDTMSDGDLADKLRKCLIRKRYLIVIDDIWTIEAWDDLSGCFPDDDYGSRILFTSRLQDVASQVNCDGVHLLRFLSKEECWELLQLKIFPKESCPLEELIEIGYIIAEKCQGLPLFVVLVAGLLSKIERSRDCWEKFEVNLSSKQLMDIVDMSYQNLPHHLKPCFLYLGVFLEDKKISASQLKWLWIAEGLVQKSLTESLEDVAEHYLMELVSRSLVLVSERRLTRGIKACRVHDLLRDFCLEKSKEENFLEWIYELHGSHDIQIYGQDWGADPHHPFSSDLKSYHQRRLCVYTKRNKFILSKPSGPSVRSLLFYATFDDYPQCAYDVSFIFHNFRLLKVLDLRSINLGSSFQRVLFSLVQLKYLAVQGAFDLIPTPEGQFCNLETFLVKGLRGEIRIPVTLWNMTSLRHLHINDRASFYWPNGDEEFFEEFTHMDNLLSFSTPVLDNAPSMENLLRRSANLRKLSCIFREPWQFPSLDFLNQLESLKVFYYGGMFQSSSSFNFPTNLKKLTLSKFRRPWNEISTIGSLPNLEVLNLLFRAYEGEEWEVRDDEFEKLKFLKMDSLNIARWSTSDDPFPHLERLLLQSCKNLEEIPSCFGDIPTLQMIEVMLCSKAATSSAWQIQEEQSDMGNELLNVLITHPEWSSGAFSEETYRED; this is encoded by the coding sequence ATGTCTTTTTTCTCTTATGATGCTGATCCTTTGAGGTGTCTTCAGTGGCTAGAACAGAACAATGGATCTCTTACTCAACTTGGCCAGCAACTTAAGATAGAGCTAAAATGGCTTAAAATATTTCTTCATTGGTCAAGAAAATGCAACTCCTCTTATCAGGATTTGAAAGATCTCTTCAAAGGTGTGGAAGCTGAAGTTCACtatgcaagaaatgaacttCACTCTCTATGTTATCGTGTTTCTCCTCCGATTAACGAGAGTTTGGGATCTGTTATTTTCGATATAATATCAAGAATTGAACCTTTTAAACTGCAAGTCAAAGAAGCTTTTATGTCTGTTTCACAATGCTTACTACAACCTGAAGATGATCTTTCCCTGGAGTTCATTGATTCTGTTGTGGAATTTCTTGAGGATCTGTTGTGTTATTATGATGACAAACTTATTGTTCCAGAGGTGAAGGAACAGATGGAATCTCTTCAATACAAGCTAAGATTTTCGAGAGATTTTCTGCGATTGACCCAAAAAGAGTGCACTGATTTAGAGAAATGGAAATCTCTCCTGATGCATATTGAAAACTTAGCTGCAAAAACTGCAGGTGTTTCTTTACTAGATGAAGATTTGGATAAAGAAAGATCACTAAGCATGAAGCTTGAGGTTTATGATCTTTCTCGAGATGCAATCCCTATTAAGCAAGAACTTGCAGGGGTTTATACTGTTCTCTTGAAAGGACTTATGACTCAGAAACCACGGACTTGCTCTATGGATGAATTTGTGGTGGGATTTGTTGACTTCCTCTTGAAGAATATAGTTGAAGTACAAAAAGAGTGTGAGGTAGGTGGACTCGAAACACTTCATGAAGAGTTAAGACTCCTGGTTTATTTCCTATCAGATCCACCAAAGGAGTATGTGGAAGAAGAGAAGGTGAATGAGTACTTGATTCAAATCGAAGCTGCAATCCACGAGGTAGCATCTGCTAGTTACACTTTTGATATCAAAGAAACAAACGATGATTTGCTGAGGAAAATTGAGTTTATCGCAAGAGAAGttaaagagttttatcaaaGGGTTCCAAGGTCCTCAAGGTATGCATCTCCTAGGACTAATGGATTAGGCTTCATTGATCTTCTCTTAGGAAATTTGAATGAGCTGCTTACTGTAAAGACTGACTTGATTGCACCTGTAAAGCACCAAATTGAAGCAATCAGCAGAGATCTAGAGATCATGAGAtcttttcttgttgatttttcAAATGACGAATATGAGCAAGAAAAGTTGAAGGATCTTACTGATCGTGTTATCGATGTGGCCTACAAATCAGAGTATGTAATTGACTCATTCATGGTAAAGAGTGGACCTCTCTGGAGATACATGTTATCAGATTTAGAAAAAGATATTAAGCTTGTTAAGCTTGAGATTGCCAATACTTGTGCCACGGAACTGTTCAAGGAATCAACACCTGTTGTCATAGCCAGTTCAAATCAAGATATTGTAGCAATGGAGGAAGTTGTTGGCTTTAAGGATGAGGCTTGGGAGATAATAGGGCGGCTTACAAGGGGACCTGTGCAGCTAGACACAGTCTCAATAGTCGGTATGCCAGGTCTTGGTAAGACTACTTTAGCCAAAATGATCTATAATGACAACTATGTTGCCAACTACTTCTATATTCGTGCATGGTGTTGCATCTCGCAAACATATAACCGGAGACAGTTGTTGCTTGTTATATTAAGTCAAGTTACTAAGATTTCCAATCGTGTAACAGACACTATGAGCGATGGAGATTTAGCTGACAAGCTGCGTAAGTGTTTGATCAGAAAGAGATACCTCATTGTCATAGATGATATATGGACAATCGAGGCGTGGGATGACTTGAGTGGATGTTTTCcagatgatgactatggaagTAGAATTCTCTTCACAAGTAGACTCCAAGACGTGGCTTCACAAGTTAATTGCGATGGCGTTCATCTCCTTCGATTCCTCTCAAAAGAAGAATGTTGGGAATTGCTCCAgttgaagatattcccaaaagaAAGTTGTCCTTTGGAAGAACTAATTGAAATTGGATACATAATTGCAGAAAAGTGTCAAGGCCTTCCTCTTTTTGTTGTTCTAGTTGCTGGACTTCTATCAAAGATAGAAAGATCTAGAGATTGTTGGGAAAAGTTTGAGGTAAATTTGAGTTCAAAACAGTTGATGGACATAGTAGATATGAGCTATCAGAATTTACCACATCATTTGAAACCTTGTTTCCTCTACTTGGGAGTGTTTCTGGAGGACAAGAAAATTTCTGCTTCGCAATTGAAATGGCTGTGGATTGCAGAAGGGCTTGTCCAAAAATCGCTAACAGAGAGCTTAGAAGATGTTGCTGAGCATTACTTAATGGAGCTTGTCAGTAGAAGTCTAGTGTTAGTTTCTGAAAGACGACTTACCAGAGGTATCAAAGCATGTCGTGTCCATGATCTCCTACGCGACTTCTGCTTGGAAAAATCCAAAGAAGAGAACTTTCTTGAGTGGATATATGAGTTGCATGGATCCCATGATATTCAGATTTATGGTCAAGATTGGGGTGCTGATCCTCATCATCCTTTTTCCTCAGacctcaaatcatatcatcagagGCGGCTTTGTGTTTACACCAAACGAAACAAGTTCATCCTCTCAAAGCCTTCCGGTCCTAGTGTTCGCTCTCTACTGTTTTATGCTACCTTTGATGATTATCCACAATGTGCCTATGATGTCTCattcatttttcataatttcagATTACTTAAGGTGTTGGATTTGAGGAGCATCAACTTAGGTTCTTCTTTCCAACGCGTTCTGTTTTCGCTTGTTCAACTAAAATACTTGGCAGTACAAGGTGCCTTTGATCTTATTCCTACACCAGAAGGTCAATTTTGCAACCTTGAAACTTTTCTTGTAAAAGGTTTAAGGGGAGAGATTCGGATACCAGTGACTCTATGGAATATGACAAGTCTGAGACATTTGCATATCAATGATCGGGCTTCTTTCTATTGGCCTAATGGTGATGAGGAATTTTTTGAAGAATTCACTCATATGGACAATTTACTAAGCTTTTCTACTCCTGTTCTTGACAATGCACCATCCATGGAAAATCTACTGAGGAGATCAGCCAATTTGCGAAAACTTAGTTGCATATTTAGAGAGCCTTGGCAATTTCCTTCACTAGACTTCCTCAATCAACTTGAATCACTCAAGGTGTTTTATTATGGGGGTATGTTCCAAAGCTCAAGTTCATTCAACTTCCCTACGAACCTCAAGAAGCTAACACTGTCAAAATTTCGAAGACCATGGAATGAGATTTCGACTATTGGGAGCCTACCAAACCTCGAGGTACTGAACCTACTATTTAGAGCTTATGAAGGCGAAGAATGGGAGGTAAGAGATGATGAATTCGAGAAACTCAAGTTCTTAAAAATGGACAGCCTTAACATTGCACGGTGGTCAACCTCAGACGATCCCTTTCCTCATCTCGAGAGGCTACTGTTGCAAAGCTGCAAGAACCTTGAGGAAATTCCTTCATGTTTTGGAGATATTCCTACATTGCAGATGATCGAGGTGATGTTGTGCAGCAAAGCAGCCACAAGTTCAGCTTGGCAAATTCAGGAAGAACAAAGTGATATGGGAAATGAACTGCTCAATGTCCTAATCACTCATCCAGAGTGGAGTTCTGGTGCTTTTTCTGAAGAGACATATAGAGAAGATTAG